The following proteins come from a genomic window of Acetivibrio cellulolyticus CD2:
- a CDS encoding serine/threonine-protein kinase, with protein sequence MIKCKFKNCYGTVIDGFCDECGRPQSDEDKVIKLSDDNQNNSQVFASSKPLVPAYTRKINRSIDKNNPLGLGLVNISPPEPIRPLSLLMKMPYLQENKIFCPWCKHKITEASGTCKTCGKLYDCMPSLKTGDIIFDRYEIKGPVALGGMDWIYLAFDKILERWVIIKGLINKYDDSSVEIARNERIVLGATNHPNIVEIYDFINYNNEGFIVMEFCGGKSIGTMLKENTTIPVKEAICYIIRILPAFSYLHSRGFVYCDFKPDNCMVEEDVKLVDLGGVRKVDDKNAAIYGTRGFMAPEADQHPIEVSDLYSVGRTLAVMIMKFDYQKKYEYSLPEPKEQQILSENKSLYKFLLKATNNDPNLRYQTADEMISQLKGILREIVSLESYPRYSKSDFFTYDKLIDADETEGIEKFNAKYIPSVKIDLNDSSAKLITDIYSNIPENDPHLRLKSIMSSQKADSVSELHLEKMTFELLFRICELNIEIGNLDLAESQIKVLSHIDKYNWKVNWVLGLFYIKNNDFKSAIVEFEKVDNEIPGELAPKLVLGYCYETERYFHLAKSYYEHVAKVDPNYTTACFGAARCAIREGLQKLAIELLELVPNSHSMSTLANISIIKVLMLDKSNIDLDSIKTAQKCFDNILVENGLVHLVKAQFLSEVLELFRNNKIKENPGFVIAGYRLTLDNIRKCAEYEYMKASEYETDKEEKRVLISLAKKCNNHFLGGLF encoded by the coding sequence ATGATTAAATGTAAATTTAAAAATTGCTACGGTACAGTAATTGACGGGTTTTGTGATGAATGTGGAAGACCACAGTCGGATGAAGACAAAGTAATTAAGTTATCGGATGACAATCAAAACAATTCGCAAGTTTTTGCTTCTTCAAAGCCTTTAGTACCGGCATATACAAGAAAAATAAATCGCTCTATAGATAAAAATAATCCTCTCGGCTTAGGCTTAGTTAACATTTCTCCGCCCGAGCCTATAAGACCGTTGAGTTTGTTGATGAAAATGCCCTACTTACAGGAAAACAAGATATTTTGTCCCTGGTGTAAACATAAGATAACTGAAGCTTCTGGAACTTGCAAGACTTGTGGCAAATTATACGATTGTATGCCTTCATTAAAAACTGGCGATATTATTTTTGACAGATACGAAATCAAAGGCCCTGTAGCACTCGGTGGAATGGACTGGATATACTTAGCCTTTGATAAAATCCTTGAAAGATGGGTTATTATTAAAGGGCTGATTAATAAGTATGATGATAGTTCCGTAGAAATAGCCCGCAATGAGCGTATTGTTTTAGGTGCAACAAACCATCCGAATATAGTAGAAATCTATGACTTCATAAATTATAATAATGAAGGTTTTATCGTAATGGAGTTTTGCGGTGGAAAAAGTATAGGCACAATGCTAAAAGAAAATACTACAATTCCGGTCAAAGAAGCTATCTGCTATATAATAAGAATACTTCCCGCTTTTTCATATCTGCATTCAAGAGGTTTTGTATATTGTGATTTTAAACCTGATAATTGTATGGTTGAAGAGGATGTCAAGCTGGTTGATTTGGGAGGAGTAAGAAAAGTAGATGATAAGAATGCTGCAATATACGGAACCAGAGGCTTTATGGCTCCCGAAGCAGATCAACACCCTATTGAAGTTTCTGACTTATATTCGGTTGGAAGAACTCTTGCAGTTATGATTATGAAATTTGACTATCAAAAAAAATACGAATACTCATTGCCTGAACCAAAAGAGCAACAGATACTATCAGAAAATAAGTCTTTGTATAAGTTCTTACTAAAAGCTACTAATAATGATCCAAATCTAAGATATCAAACAGCTGATGAAATGATTTCACAATTGAAAGGTATCTTAAGAGAAATCGTTTCATTAGAAAGTTATCCAAGGTATAGTAAAAGTGATTTCTTTACATATGATAAACTTATAGACGCTGATGAAACTGAAGGGATTGAAAAATTTAATGCAAAATATATCCCCTCGGTAAAAATTGATCTAAATGACAGCTCTGCTAAATTAATTACCGACATTTACAGTAACATTCCTGAAAACGACCCTCATTTGAGGCTTAAATCAATTATGAGCAGTCAGAAAGCCGATTCAGTTTCTGAATTACATCTTGAAAAGATGACCTTTGAGTTATTATTTAGGATATGTGAACTAAATATTGAAATTGGAAATCTTGATTTGGCTGAATCGCAAATTAAAGTTTTATCACATATTGATAAATATAATTGGAAAGTCAACTGGGTTCTCGGATTATTTTATATCAAAAATAATGACTTTAAATCCGCAATAGTTGAGTTTGAAAAAGTGGATAATGAGATCCCGGGTGAACTTGCTCCAAAGCTTGTTTTGGGTTATTGCTATGAAACAGAGCGGTACTTTCATTTGGCAAAGTCCTATTACGAGCATGTAGCAAAAGTTGATCCCAATTATACGACAGCATGTTTTGGTGCAGCACGCTGCGCAATAAGAGAAGGCCTCCAAAAGCTTGCAATTGAGTTGCTTGAATTGGTACCTAACAGCCATAGCATGTCAACTCTTGCAAATATATCGATTATAAAAGTATTAATGTTGGATAAATCTAATATTGACCTTGATTCAATAAAAACAGCTCAAAAATGTTTTGATAATATCTTGGTCGAAAATGGATTGGTACATCTGGTAAAAGCCCAGTTTTTATCCGAAGTATTAGAACTTTTTAGAAATAACAAAATAAAAGAAAATCCTGGCTTTGTAATTGCAGGATATCGATTAACTCTTGATAATATTAGAAAATGTGCTGAATACGAATATATGAAAGCTTCGGAATATGAAACTGATAAAGAAGAAAAACGTGTCTTAATCAGTCTTGCTAAAAAGTGCAATAATCATTTTTTGGGTGGTCTTTTTTAA